One region of Azoarcus sp. CIB genomic DNA includes:
- a CDS encoding glycosyltransferase gives MKTVDLIYFNAGGGHRATAVALAAVLRERKPEWRVRLVNLFEVLDPQDRFRTITGSAPEDWYNKRLARGWTIGMAQELKLLQTLIRLAHGPLVKQLQQHWARTEPDLVVSLIPNFNRALFESLATALPGVPYVTVLTDLADVPPNFWIEPDQAQHFVCGTPKAVEQARALGHTDERIHATSGMIIRPDFYTAARYDRQRERRRHGLDPSRPTGVVLFGGHGSKAMLGIAQKLAETTQLILICGHNKSLARQLRALPQGASRLVVEFSPDIPYYMQLADFFIGKPGPGSISEAVQQGLPVIVVENAWTMPQERYNAEWVRDNHLGIVHGSFRTIDRAVAQLLDRLDEFRASVRAIDNRALFEVPEMLHGILDEANRIHSDEAQSACHPPFLRTSPSAPIAKSRSASLSD, from the coding sequence ATGAAAACCGTAGACCTGATCTACTTCAACGCGGGTGGCGGGCATCGCGCCACAGCCGTCGCCCTCGCTGCGGTACTGCGTGAGCGCAAGCCGGAATGGCGGGTGCGCCTCGTCAATCTCTTCGAAGTCCTCGACCCGCAGGACCGATTTCGCACCATCACCGGCAGTGCTCCGGAGGACTGGTACAACAAACGCCTGGCGCGTGGATGGACCATCGGAATGGCGCAGGAGCTGAAGCTCCTGCAAACCCTGATCCGCCTCGCACACGGCCCGCTCGTCAAGCAGCTCCAGCAGCACTGGGCACGAACCGAACCCGATCTGGTCGTCTCGCTGATTCCCAATTTCAACCGTGCCCTGTTCGAAAGCCTCGCCACCGCACTACCCGGCGTGCCCTACGTGACGGTGCTGACCGATCTCGCCGACGTTCCGCCCAATTTCTGGATCGAACCCGATCAGGCCCAGCACTTCGTCTGCGGCACCCCCAAGGCCGTCGAGCAGGCGCGCGCTCTGGGACATACCGACGAGCGCATTCATGCGACGTCGGGGATGATCATCCGCCCCGATTTCTACACCGCGGCCCGGTACGATCGGCAGCGCGAGCGACGTCGCCACGGCCTCGATCCATCGCGACCGACGGGCGTCGTGCTTTTCGGGGGACATGGATCGAAAGCGATGCTGGGTATCGCCCAAAAACTCGCCGAGACGACGCAGCTGATCCTGATCTGCGGCCACAACAAGTCGCTGGCCCGTCAGCTACGTGCATTGCCGCAAGGGGCTTCCCGGCTCGTCGTCGAATTCAGTCCGGACATCCCGTACTACATGCAGCTCGCGGATTTCTTCATCGGAAAGCCCGGCCCCGGCAGCATCAGCGAAGCCGTGCAGCAAGGCTTGCCCGTCATCGTCGTGGAAAACGCCTGGACCATGCCGCAGGAGCGCTATAACGCCGAATGGGTTCGCGACAACCATCTCGGCATCGTCCATGGCAGCTTCCGCACGATCGACCGCGCAGTTGCTCAGTTGTTGGACCGGCTCGATGAATTTCGCGCGAGCGTGCGCGCCATCGACAACCGCGCCCTGTTTGAAGTACCGGAGATGCTTCACGGCATTCTTGATGAGGCGAACCGTATTCATTCGGACGAAGCACAGTCCGCGTGCCATCCACCGTTCCTCCGCACGTCGCCCTCAGCACCGATCGCTAAATCGCGCAGCGCCTCCCTCTCCGACTAG
- a CDS encoding HAD family hydrolase → MLNLRTIRAISLDLDDTLWPIWPTIERAETVLHEWLALNAPMTAVRFATPQALREIRNAVELQRPDLAHDLAALRRESIRVALCSAGDDPGLAEPAFELFFAERHNVTLFPDALPALEFLAARYPLVSLTNGNAELARIGLESFFVASVTAIKVGLSKPDPRIFHAAAQAVGVQAQEVLHVGDDALLDVLGARNSGMQAAWLNRTQVMWPHEERPDLELSSLGELCNALT, encoded by the coding sequence ATGTTGAACCTGAGAACAATCCGGGCCATTTCGCTCGATCTGGATGACACCCTGTGGCCCATCTGGCCCACCATCGAGCGCGCGGAGACGGTGCTCCATGAATGGCTCGCGCTCAATGCGCCGATGACGGCGGTGCGGTTCGCCACTCCCCAGGCGTTGCGCGAGATCCGCAACGCCGTGGAGTTGCAGCGGCCGGACCTCGCGCATGACCTCGCCGCATTGCGCCGCGAGTCGATCCGCGTCGCACTTTGCAGCGCGGGGGATGACCCTGGACTGGCGGAGCCCGCCTTCGAGCTCTTCTTCGCCGAGCGCCACAACGTGACCCTCTTTCCCGATGCGCTCCCCGCGCTCGAGTTCCTGGCCGCGCGCTATCCGCTGGTGAGTCTCACCAACGGAAACGCCGAGCTTGCACGCATCGGGCTGGAATCATTCTTCGTCGCCAGCGTTACCGCGATCAAGGTCGGGCTGTCCAAGCCCGATCCCCGGATCTTCCATGCCGCCGCCCAGGCAGTGGGAGTGCAGGCGCAAGAGGTGCTGCACGTGGGCGACGACGCGCTGCTGGATGTCCTGGGCGCGCGCAATTCCGGGATGCAGGCTGCCTGGCTCAACCGGACGCAGGTGATGTGGCCGCACGAAGAGCGGCCCGACCTGGAGTTGTCGAGTCTGGGCGAGTTGTGCAATGCGCTGACATAG
- a CDS encoding (2Fe-2S)-binding protein yields the protein MITLDINGREHTLDVAPDTPLLWALRDTLGLTGTKFGCGAALCGACTVHLDGQAVRSCVTPISAAAGAKITTIEAATDGSDRIGAAVRDAWVKHDVAQCGYCQSGQIMSAAAFLKSLPKGKQPTPEEIDTAMAGNLCRCGTYARIRAAIADAARTIA from the coding sequence ATGATCACTCTCGATATCAACGGCCGTGAGCACACGCTCGACGTCGCCCCCGACACGCCCTTGCTGTGGGCACTGCGGGATACGCTGGGCCTCACCGGCACCAAGTTCGGCTGCGGGGCTGCCCTGTGCGGCGCCTGCACGGTGCACCTCGACGGGCAGGCTGTCCGCTCGTGCGTCACGCCGATCTCCGCCGCGGCAGGCGCGAAGATCACCACCATCGAAGCGGCCACCGACGGCAGCGACCGCATCGGTGCCGCCGTGCGCGACGCCTGGGTCAAGCACGACGTGGCCCAGTGCGGCTACTGCCAGAGCGGGCAGATCATGAGCGCCGCCGCGTTCCTGAAGTCGCTGCCCAAGGGCAAGCAGCCCACGCCCGAAGAAATCGACACAGCGATGGCGGGCAACCTCTGTCGCTGCGGCACCTACGCCCGCATCCGCGCCGCCATCGCCGACGCGGCCCGCACGATCGCCTGA
- the yghU gene encoding glutathione-dependent disulfide-bond oxidoreductase: MNDKTYTPPKVWKWDAPSGGKFAHINRPIAGPTHDKSLPVGKHPLQLYSLATPNGVKVTIMLEELREHGIAGAEYDAHLIRITEGDQFGSGFVAVNPNSKIPALLDRSVTPPIRVFESGSILLYLAEKFDAFLPKGLAARTECLSWLFWQMGSAPLLGGGFGHFYAYAPEKYEYPINRYAMEAKRQLDVLNRQLAERRYIAGDDYTIADIAIWPWYGGLVLNQVYEAAEFLDASTYTHVLRWAREIAQRPAVQRGRKVNRTWGEPGEQLHERHDASDFDDRTQEKLAPGQDD, encoded by the coding sequence ATGAACGACAAGACCTACACACCGCCGAAGGTGTGGAAATGGGACGCGCCCAGCGGCGGCAAGTTCGCCCACATCAACCGCCCGATCGCCGGCCCCACGCACGACAAGTCGCTTCCGGTCGGCAAGCACCCGCTGCAGCTGTATTCGCTGGCGACGCCGAATGGGGTGAAGGTCACGATCATGCTCGAGGAGCTGCGCGAACACGGCATTGCCGGGGCCGAGTACGACGCCCATCTGATCCGCATCACCGAGGGCGACCAGTTCGGCAGCGGCTTCGTCGCGGTGAATCCCAACTCCAAGATCCCCGCCCTGCTCGACCGCAGCGTCACCCCGCCGATCCGCGTATTCGAATCCGGCTCCATCCTGCTGTACCTCGCGGAGAAATTCGACGCCTTCCTGCCCAAGGGCCTGGCCGCGCGCACCGAGTGCCTGTCGTGGCTGTTCTGGCAGATGGGCAGCGCGCCCCTCCTCGGTGGCGGCTTCGGCCATTTCTACGCCTATGCGCCGGAAAAATACGAGTACCCGATCAACCGCTATGCGATGGAGGCGAAACGCCAGCTCGACGTACTGAACCGCCAGCTGGCCGAACGGCGCTACATCGCCGGCGACGACTACACGATCGCCGACATCGCGATCTGGCCGTGGTACGGCGGGTTGGTGCTGAATCAGGTGTATGAGGCGGCCGAGTTCCTCGACGCAAGCACCTACACGCATGTCCTGCGCTGGGCACGGGAGATTGCCCAACGGCCGGCCGTGCAGCGCGGCCGCAAGGTCAATCGCACGTGGGGCGAACCGGGCGAGCAGCTCCACGAGCGGCACGACGCGAGCGACTTCGACGACCGGACGCAGGAAAAACTCGCGCCGGGGCAGGACGACTAA
- a CDS encoding xanthine dehydrogenase family protein molybdopterin-binding subunit, with the protein MLPDIFPDPLPPALRDLLERDAPAPAAMSRRSFLKLTGLGGLALGAFPLMAAAQGVAGESPALKPTQQPSAFLHIDADGVVTVAINRLEFGQGVQTALPMILAEELDADWTKVRTRFGDNSPAYADPAYGMHLTGGSNSVKNSFVQYRELGARARAMLLSAAAARWNVDVAALRTESGKVLGPGGRSLGYGELAEAAMAQPVPARIALKDPKNFRLIGRATARLDGDAKSSGRQDFGIDVHLPGQLTAVIAHPSVFGARLRTVDDKAARRIKGVQAVLRVPLERGGEGVAVLAEGYWPAKQGREALTLEWDTAGVERVDSARQLAQYRELAAQSGPRHFDADMTPLDSAPHRIDAEFVFPYLAHAPMEPLNCTVRIGADRAELWVGTQFPGIDGQAAARVFGLKPEQVKVHVQMAGGGFGRRAVGTSDYVVEACEIAKGARAAGFDVPVRMVWSREDDIRGGYYRPMHLHRARIGFDGRGRVLAWDHVLVGQSIAVGTPFEGGMIKNGVDRTAVEGMREPYPLPMRLTVHHPKLNVPVLWWRSVGSTHTAFVMETLLDEITRATQQDPVAYRMALFGDQHPRHRTALQLAVDKSGYGKRRLPEGRAWGVAVHESFSSVVAYVVEASLQQGRPVLHRVTAGVHCNLAVNPRGVEAQVQGAAMMALSMCLPGAAITFKDGEVEQRNFDGFTVARITDAPEFDVHIVPSAEPPTGMGEPGLPPLAPAFANAIAQLTGTPIRELPFKLA; encoded by the coding sequence ATGCTGCCTGACATCTTCCCCGACCCACTGCCGCCCGCCTTGCGCGACCTGCTGGAACGCGACGCCCCCGCACCCGCCGCGATGTCCCGCCGCAGCTTCCTGAAGCTCACCGGCCTCGGCGGCCTGGCGCTGGGCGCCTTTCCGCTGATGGCCGCGGCGCAAGGCGTCGCCGGCGAGTCCCCGGCGCTCAAGCCGACGCAGCAGCCGTCCGCCTTCCTGCACATCGACGCCGACGGGGTGGTGACCGTGGCGATCAACCGCCTCGAATTCGGTCAGGGCGTGCAGACCGCGCTGCCTATGATCCTGGCGGAAGAGCTGGACGCGGATTGGACCAAGGTGCGGACGCGCTTTGGCGACAATTCCCCCGCCTATGCCGATCCGGCCTACGGCATGCACCTCACCGGCGGCTCTAACTCGGTCAAGAACAGCTTCGTCCAGTACCGCGAGCTCGGCGCCCGCGCCCGTGCGATGCTCCTTTCCGCCGCCGCGGCGCGCTGGAACGTCGACGTGGCGGCGCTGCGCACCGAATCGGGCAAGGTGCTCGGCCCGGGCGGACGCAGCTTGGGTTACGGCGAGCTGGCCGAAGCCGCGATGGCGCAGCCCGTCCCTGCACGCATCGCCCTCAAGGACCCGAAGAATTTCCGCCTCATCGGACGGGCGACCGCACGCCTCGACGGCGACGCGAAGAGCAGCGGCCGGCAGGATTTCGGCATCGACGTGCACCTGCCGGGCCAGCTCACCGCGGTGATCGCACACCCCTCGGTGTTCGGGGCAAGGCTGCGCACCGTGGACGACAAGGCTGCGCGCCGCATCAAAGGCGTGCAGGCGGTACTGCGCGTCCCGCTCGAACGCGGGGGTGAAGGCGTCGCGGTGCTGGCCGAAGGCTACTGGCCGGCGAAGCAGGGCCGCGAGGCGCTGACGCTGGAGTGGGACACGGCCGGCGTCGAACGCGTCGACAGCGCGCGCCAGTTGGCACAATACCGCGAGCTCGCCGCGCAATCCGGCCCGCGCCACTTCGATGCGGACATGACGCCGCTCGACAGCGCGCCGCACCGGATCGACGCGGAGTTCGTCTTTCCTTACCTCGCACACGCGCCGATGGAGCCGCTCAACTGCACCGTGCGGATCGGCGCGGACAGGGCCGAGCTGTGGGTCGGCACCCAGTTTCCCGGCATCGACGGACAGGCCGCGGCGCGTGTGTTCGGGCTGAAGCCCGAGCAGGTCAAGGTGCATGTGCAGATGGCCGGCGGCGGATTCGGCCGGCGCGCGGTCGGCACGAGCGACTACGTGGTCGAGGCCTGCGAAATCGCGAAGGGGGCCCGTGCGGCAGGATTCGATGTGCCCGTGCGCATGGTATGGAGCCGCGAGGACGACATCCGCGGCGGTTATTACCGTCCCATGCATCTGCACCGCGCACGGATCGGATTCGACGGGCGTGGCCGCGTCCTCGCCTGGGATCATGTCTTGGTCGGCCAGTCGATCGCGGTGGGCACCCCATTCGAGGGCGGCATGATCAAGAACGGCGTCGACCGCACCGCGGTGGAAGGCATGCGCGAACCCTATCCGCTGCCGATGCGCCTCACGGTCCACCATCCGAAGCTCAACGTACCGGTGTTGTGGTGGCGCAGCGTCGGCTCCACCCACACCGCCTTCGTGATGGAGACGCTGCTCGACGAGATCACACGTGCGACGCAGCAGGATCCGGTCGCCTATCGCATGGCGCTCTTCGGCGACCAGCACCCGCGCCACCGTACGGCCCTGCAGCTTGCGGTGGACAAGAGCGGTTACGGCAAGCGGCGCCTGCCCGAAGGCCGCGCCTGGGGCGTGGCGGTGCACGAGTCCTTCAGCTCGGTGGTCGCTTACGTGGTCGAAGCCTCGCTGCAGCAGGGCCGGCCGGTGCTCCACCGCGTGACCGCCGGCGTACACTGCAATCTCGCGGTGAACCCGCGCGGGGTGGAAGCTCAGGTGCAGGGGGCGGCCATGATGGCGCTGTCGATGTGTCTGCCGGGGGCGGCGATCACGTTCAAGGATGGCGAAGTCGAGCAACGCAACTTCGACGGTTTCACGGTCGCACGCATCACCGACGCGCCCGAGTTCGACGTGCACATCGTGCCCAGCGCCGAGCCGCCCACCGGCATGGGGGAGCCCGGCCTGCCGCCCCTGGCACCGGCCTTCGCCAACGCGATCGCGCAGCTCACGGGAACGCCGATTCGCGAACTGCCCTTCAAGCTCGCCTGA
- a CDS encoding XdhC family protein has translation MEDLDTLVLRTACNWQADGLPVVRVTVARTWGSSPRPPGSLMAINANGATVGSVSGGCIEDDLIERIRTGGIHAACPDLAPTVQRYGISADEAHRFGLPCGGTIELVLEPVSPHSRLDELLAACEQRRSVERILDLATGHVELRDGRRDGVPHLDERHLTTYLGPQFRIIVIGAGDLSRFLCQIALGLGFEVIVCDPRIERHAAWSLPSVEISREMPDDLILRLKPDARTAVVALTHDPKLDDLALIDALRSDAFYVGAIGSRRNTALRRERLGTHFGLTEAELASLHGPAGLYIGSKTPAEIALSIMAEVVAVKNGVALLAQARVDTGKSGQSTPLKTGCGV, from the coding sequence ATGGAAGATCTCGACACCCTGGTTCTGCGCACCGCATGCAACTGGCAGGCAGACGGCCTGCCGGTCGTGCGGGTCACCGTCGCCCGCACCTGGGGTTCCTCGCCGCGTCCGCCCGGCTCGCTGATGGCCATCAACGCCAACGGCGCGACGGTGGGCTCCGTGTCGGGTGGCTGCATCGAGGACGACCTGATCGAGCGCATCCGCACCGGCGGCATCCACGCGGCCTGCCCTGACCTCGCACCGACCGTGCAACGCTACGGCATCTCGGCCGACGAGGCGCACCGCTTCGGACTGCCTTGCGGCGGCACCATCGAGTTGGTGCTGGAGCCGGTGTCACCGCACAGCCGGCTGGACGAACTGCTGGCGGCGTGCGAGCAGCGCCGCAGCGTCGAACGCATCCTCGATCTCGCCACTGGCCACGTCGAGTTGCGCGACGGGCGCCGCGATGGCGTGCCGCATCTGGACGAACGGCATCTCACGACCTACCTCGGGCCGCAGTTCCGCATCATCGTCATCGGCGCCGGCGACCTGTCGCGTTTCCTGTGCCAGATCGCGCTCGGGCTGGGCTTCGAGGTGATCGTCTGCGATCCCCGCATCGAGCGCCACGCGGCCTGGTCCCTGCCAAGCGTCGAGATCAGCCGCGAGATGCCGGACGACCTGATCCTGCGCCTCAAGCCCGACGCGCGCACCGCCGTGGTGGCGCTGACGCACGACCCGAAGCTCGACGACCTCGCCCTGATCGATGCGCTGCGGTCCGACGCCTTCTATGTCGGCGCCATCGGCTCGCGACGGAACACGGCATTGCGGCGCGAGCGGCTGGGCACCCATTTCGGCCTGACCGAGGCGGAACTGGCGTCCCTGCACGGCCCGGCGGGACTCTACATCGGTAGCAAGACCCCAGCCGAAATCGCGTTGTCGATCATGGCGGAAGTGGTCGCGGTGAAGAACGGCGTGGCGCTGCTGGCGCAGGCCCGCGTCGATACGGGCAAGTCCGGGCAATCGACGCCGCTGAAAACGGGATGCGGGGTGTGA
- a CDS encoding PA2779 family protein has protein sequence MKKTSARIVPIALLALAVGFHPPVLRAELVSTPDVASQASAEADRAKVQHFLEQATVKERLLAMGVDGIAAADRVAALDQQEIHALAQRIDSMPAGGNITTMEWILIVLVAILVVIAL, from the coding sequence ATGAAGAAGACTTCCGCCCGCATCGTTCCGATCGCGCTGCTCGCGCTTGCTGTCGGCTTCCATCCGCCGGTCCTGCGCGCCGAGTTGGTATCCACTCCCGACGTCGCCAGCCAAGCGTCCGCCGAGGCCGATCGCGCCAAGGTTCAGCACTTCCTTGAACAGGCCACTGTCAAGGAGCGGCTCCTGGCCATGGGCGTGGACGGAATCGCAGCCGCCGACCGGGTGGCCGCCCTGGACCAGCAGGAAATCCACGCCCTCGCGCAACGCATCGACTCGATGCCGGCAGGGGGCAACATCACGACGATGGAGTGGATCCTCATCGTCCTCGTCGCGATTCTCGTGGTGATTGCGCTCTGA
- the wrbA gene encoding NAD(P)H:quinone oxidoreductase produces the protein MAKVLVLYYSSYGHIEKMAAAIAEGVRDAGAEVIIKRVPELVPEEIARKSGMKVDQAAPIATVAELPDYDAIIFGTPTRFGNMASQMRNFLDQTGGLWMSGALIGKVGSVFASTATQHGGQETTITSFHTTLLHQGMVIVGCPYSETRQMNMDEITGGSPYGATTLAAGDGSRQPSENELAIARFQGKHVAQIAAKLAAR, from the coding sequence ATGGCCAAGGTTCTCGTTCTGTACTATTCATCCTACGGGCATATCGAAAAGATGGCCGCCGCGATTGCCGAAGGCGTGCGCGACGCGGGCGCCGAAGTGATTATCAAGCGGGTTCCGGAGCTGGTTCCGGAAGAGATCGCGCGCAAGTCGGGCATGAAAGTCGATCAGGCTGCGCCGATCGCCACGGTCGCCGAACTCCCGGACTACGACGCAATCATCTTCGGTACGCCCACGCGCTTCGGCAACATGGCCTCACAAATGCGCAATTTCCTCGATCAGACCGGGGGGCTGTGGATGTCAGGGGCGCTGATCGGCAAGGTCGGCAGCGTATTCGCCAGCACCGCCACGCAGCATGGCGGGCAGGAAACCACCATCACCAGCTTCCATACCACGCTGCTGCACCAGGGCATGGTGATCGTCGGTTGCCCGTATTCGGAAACGCGGCAGATGAACATGGACGAGATAACCGGCGGCAGCCCCTACGGCGCGACGACGCTGGCCGCGGGCGACGGTTCGCGCCAGCCGAGCGAGAACGAACTGGCGATCGCCCGCTTCCAGGGCAAGCACGTCGCCCAGATCGCCGCCAAGCTGGCTGCACGCTGA
- a CDS encoding LysR family transcriptional regulator: MPINEMRAISTFTKAVELGSLRKAAAALGVSPQAASQAVAQLEQHLGVRLLHRTTRHIALTEEGQQFLESAQPAMAMLERALRRVTVAKDEIAGPLRIIAPRSSFASLLWPVINAFCQEHPDVQPDLHLDDQIANWVQERADVGFRIGSPPEEGLIARKLFVVPLIICAALAYLERYGIPKSLDELSVHRCSVFRHAATGRVYPWFLKIGNEVVQRDFPPALSTNDAETELQAVLDGLVVGQLAGFSAVPHLRAGRLVPVLTQHLTDHMSVHLFYGSRRAQPARVRKFIDFALARLTDSPDYVLSEQEIRDMTGTASDPSV; the protein is encoded by the coding sequence ATGCCGATCAACGAGATGCGTGCCATCAGCACCTTCACGAAGGCCGTGGAGCTGGGTAGCCTGCGCAAGGCTGCCGCGGCGTTGGGCGTGAGTCCGCAGGCCGCCAGCCAGGCCGTGGCGCAGCTCGAGCAGCACCTCGGCGTGCGTCTGCTGCACCGGACGACTCGGCACATCGCGCTGACCGAGGAGGGGCAACAATTTCTGGAATCGGCCCAGCCCGCGATGGCGATGCTCGAACGCGCGCTGCGGCGGGTAACGGTTGCCAAGGATGAGATCGCCGGGCCCTTGCGCATCATCGCACCGCGATCGAGTTTCGCGTCGCTGCTGTGGCCGGTGATCAACGCCTTCTGCCAGGAACATCCCGACGTGCAGCCCGACCTCCATCTGGACGACCAGATCGCGAACTGGGTGCAGGAGCGGGCGGACGTGGGCTTTCGGATCGGCTCGCCGCCGGAGGAGGGCTTGATCGCACGCAAGCTCTTCGTGGTGCCGCTGATTATCTGCGCCGCCCTGGCCTATCTCGAGCGCTACGGGATTCCGAAGAGCCTGGACGAACTATCGGTCCATCGCTGCAGCGTGTTTCGCCATGCGGCGACTGGCCGGGTCTATCCGTGGTTCCTGAAAATCGGCAACGAAGTGGTCCAGCGCGATTTTCCGCCGGCCTTGTCGACCAACGATGCGGAGACCGAACTGCAGGCGGTGCTCGACGGGCTGGTGGTCGGCCAGCTTGCGGGTTTTTCCGCCGTGCCGCATCTGCGTGCCGGCCGTCTTGTGCCGGTGCTCACGCAGCACTTGACCGACCACATGAGCGTCCATCTCTTCTACGGAAGCCGGCGTGCGCAACCGGCGCGGGTGCGCAAGTTCATCGACTTCGCGCTCGCGCGCCTGACGGACAGTCCGGACTACGTCCTCAGTGAGCAGGAGATCCGCGACATGACCGGAACGGCGAGCGATCCATCTGTGTAG
- a CDS encoding universal stress protein has translation MTIIVAYAPRPEGRAALEKGIELAGRFQERLVVVNAGPGGTANDPSLADSADAEDIEKLLASSGVEAEFKQFVRGNGPVEEIEDLAEKLQASLVIIGLRRRSPVGKLFLGSTAQDLLLKVACPVLAVKAG, from the coding sequence ATGACCATCATCGTCGCCTATGCCCCTCGCCCCGAAGGCCGCGCCGCACTCGAGAAAGGTATCGAGCTTGCGGGCCGTTTCCAGGAACGCCTCGTCGTCGTCAATGCCGGCCCCGGTGGGACGGCGAACGATCCGTCGCTCGCCGACTCAGCGGACGCCGAGGACATCGAGAAGCTGCTCGCTTCGTCCGGCGTGGAGGCGGAGTTCAAGCAGTTCGTGCGCGGCAATGGCCCAGTCGAGGAAATCGAGGATCTGGCCGAAAAGCTCCAAGCGTCGCTCGTCATCATCGGCCTGCGCAGGCGCTCGCCGGTCGGCAAGCTGTTCCTCGGCAGCACCGCGCAGGATCTCTTGCTGAAAGTGGCCTGCCCGGTACTCGCGGTCAAGGCAGGCTGA
- a CDS encoding PA2778 family cysteine peptidase gives MKLPASCLSVAAALLLAACASLPPGDWGNPPGDPFPAWAERTDAPFHPQEEYQCGPAALATALGSAGIRRAPVDLVREVYIPARQGSLQPEMLAAARRSGAVAYPLAAEPQALLKEVAAGHPVVVLQNLRLDWAPQWHYAVVVGYDLRSREVVLRSGREQRLVMDIDAFDRTWAKSGRWAFVALPPDRLPATAAEAGYVNAAVALERVAPAAAEGAYRTALGRWPHNLVARMGLGNIAYGRGDIESAESAFRRAAADHPDSGDAWNNLAQILHERGQAQAARDAAERAMAIGGPRLPTYRRTFESIAGG, from the coding sequence GTGAAACTTCCCGCATCTTGCCTGAGCGTTGCCGCAGCCCTGCTGCTGGCCGCCTGCGCGAGCCTTCCGCCGGGAGACTGGGGCAACCCGCCGGGCGACCCCTTCCCGGCGTGGGCCGAAAGGACGGATGCACCGTTCCATCCGCAGGAGGAGTACCAGTGCGGCCCCGCCGCGCTGGCTACGGCCTTGGGGAGTGCCGGTATCCGGCGGGCGCCCGTGGATCTCGTGCGCGAGGTCTACATTCCTGCCCGCCAAGGAAGCCTGCAACCCGAAATGCTGGCCGCGGCGCGCCGCTCCGGCGCGGTGGCCTATCCTCTCGCCGCGGAACCGCAGGCGCTCCTGAAAGAGGTGGCCGCGGGCCATCCGGTGGTGGTGTTGCAGAACCTCCGCCTTGATTGGGCGCCTCAGTGGCATTACGCGGTGGTGGTGGGCTACGACCTGCGCAGCCGCGAGGTGGTGCTGCGCTCTGGACGTGAGCAGCGCCTCGTCATGGATATCGACGCCTTCGACCGCACTTGGGCGAAATCCGGGCGGTGGGCGTTCGTCGCGCTGCCGCCGGACCGGCTGCCCGCCACGGCTGCCGAAGCCGGTTATGTGAACGCGGCCGTGGCGCTGGAGCGGGTCGCACCGGCTGCCGCCGAGGGTGCCTACCGCACCGCACTCGGGCGGTGGCCGCACAATCTCGTCGCCCGCATGGGGCTCGGCAACATCGCATACGGCCGCGGCGACATCGAGTCGGCCGAGTCGGCCTTCCGCCGGGCAGCTGCCGATCACCCGGACTCCGGCGATGCCTGGAACAACCTCGCGCAGATTCTTCACGAGCGGGGCCAGGCGCAGGCGGCGCGGGACGCTGCGGAACGTGCCATGGCGATCGGTGGACCCCGGCTTCCGACGTACCGCCGCACCTTCGAATCAATCGCTGGCGGGTGA